A stretch of the Halomonas sp. CH40 genome encodes the following:
- a CDS encoding efflux RND transporter periplasmic adaptor subunit, with protein sequence MPAARLCLTRQRGRFRPGILIALLVLVGGLGGAWWLLNEPPRVERRPPPEPVPPRVEVVRVEASEQAPRLLAFGRVEAEQQANIASRVAGQLEHFGDNVVPGSVVEADAVLAHIDQADLQLALQDAEAQLANAQAQLALEQAEQQRARSEYESFGRQLSPERRALVLREPQQRQAEAQLTQARVARDQAALNLERATLRAPFRAMVQERLVGAGSLLSQGTEVVSLISVEQFWVRASLPGEHASWLAPGDSVTLTSRGWPDDSQRTGQLLAVLPSLEENGLQVQLLIGVDDPLALESPGPALRLGDVLRAEIDPANTQALIALPAAALRPGNLVWWLDDQNQLQQSQVTLAHRGEREVLVSSGLETGKRVVVAGLVNPREGQRVRTGEEAGEEENKETGEEEAP encoded by the coding sequence ATGCCTGCTGCTCGCCTGTGCCTTACTCGCCAACGGGGCCGTTTTCGGCCCGGTATTCTGATTGCCCTGCTGGTGCTGGTGGGCGGGCTGGGGGGTGCCTGGTGGTTGTTGAATGAACCGCCGCGGGTGGAGCGTCGCCCGCCGCCGGAGCCGGTGCCGCCTCGGGTGGAGGTGGTGCGTGTGGAGGCCAGCGAGCAGGCGCCGCGCTTGCTCGCCTTCGGGCGTGTGGAGGCCGAGCAGCAGGCCAATATCGCCAGCCGTGTGGCGGGTCAGCTGGAGCACTTTGGCGATAACGTGGTGCCCGGCAGCGTGGTGGAAGCGGATGCGGTGCTGGCACATATTGACCAGGCCGACCTGCAGCTGGCGCTTCAGGATGCCGAGGCCCAGTTGGCAAATGCCCAGGCCCAGCTGGCCCTTGAGCAGGCAGAACAGCAGCGCGCGCGTAGCGAATACGAATCCTTTGGGCGCCAGCTCTCGCCGGAGCGCCGTGCCCTGGTGCTGCGTGAACCGCAGCAACGCCAGGCCGAGGCGCAGCTGACCCAGGCGCGGGTCGCTCGCGATCAGGCGGCCTTGAACCTTGAACGCGCCACCCTGCGCGCGCCCTTCCGGGCCATGGTGCAGGAGCGTTTGGTGGGTGCGGGCAGCCTGCTTAGCCAGGGCACTGAAGTGGTCAGCCTGATCAGCGTGGAGCAGTTCTGGGTGCGTGCCTCCCTGCCCGGCGAACACGCAAGCTGGCTGGCGCCTGGCGATAGCGTCACCCTTACCAGCCGGGGCTGGCCTGACGATAGCCAGCGCACTGGCCAGCTGCTGGCCGTGCTGCCCAGCTTGGAAGAAAACGGCCTGCAGGTGCAGCTATTGATTGGCGTGGATGACCCCTTGGCCCTGGAAAGCCCCGGCCCGGCCCTGCGCCTGGGGGATGTGCTACGCGCCGAGATTGACCCGGCAAATACGCAAGCCCTGATCGCCCTGCCCGCCGCAGCGCTGCGGCCCGGCAATCTGGTGTGGTGGCTGGATGACCAGAACCAGCTGCAGCAAAGCCAGGTCACCCTGGCCCACCGTGGCGAGCGGGAGGTGCTGGTCAGCAGCGGCCTTGAAACGGGCAAGCGGGTAGTGGTGGCCGGGCTTGTTAACCCCCGTGAAGGCCAGCGCGTTCGCACGGGTGAGGAAGCGGGTGAAGAAGAGAATAAGGAAACGGGCGAGGAGGAAGCACCATGA
- a CDS encoding efflux RND transporter permease subunit: MNRRGPLAWMVDHGVAPNLLMILLIAGGLLASLSIKKELFPDFEMEIINVSISYPGATPEDIERSILLPVEAALADVEGIDELTATANEGSGQLRAELTEGINVMRVYQDIQQAVDAITILPEAANPPRISLSGGSRSVLSLQVYGQVGLGALHDAAENVRAELLAAEGISRVEVSGDRDREIQIHLDEEAIQRYGIDHQALANLIGQEALDLASGQLSTREGEWLVRYQGRRNGAAEFADLPVITSTQGAPVRLGDIARVQAGFAETDREVFYNGEPALSVNVYQVGNQTPTGLSGAVQGELERLRANLPENVGLDVSRDTSEYYQGRLDLLLKNAWLGLTLVMVLMALFLQARLAFWVTLGIPIAFLGALLFLPWMGVSLNLISMFAFIIALGIVVDDAIMVGENIYSYREQGYSLRDAAVLGAREIATPLTFAILSNIVAFLPLLFLPGFLGLIFATVPLVVITVFLISWVEALFILPNHLAHSRANKKTKANWLDRLRQRMQAGLHDFTYQRFEPFLQRALNQRLLTISIGVVILALTLAWAMSGRLGFSLMPRVESDQVQASITLPIGSPISLSRRLSQQLLDAADTLAESEDSLSFSSSRTQLDGESLSVRLDIAADSLDDWPPSRIAPAWRELSGDLVGAQSVRFESDVGGPGSGAALSLRLSHPDTQVLESAAERLATELTNFGLIDVDSGLGDGKPQLEMRLSSEGRALGLNGSELASALRGPLQGATAIEQFSGRSEVSIEVRLPPDARDSLDALYRLPIQTPEGLSVPLSRVAEFTLSQASSSIQRIDGRRIITVTADSEGDVAINQVLATLREEVFPDLQAQFSGLEVGLGGRQQDTADNLATLRTAMWLMLGALYSLMAIPFRSYTQPLLVLAAIPFGIVGAMGGHVILGFGLSIISLLGMLALSGVVINDALVLIDYANRKRREGMAAREAIVAAATRRLRPIMMTTLTTFLGLAPMMLETSRQARFMIPMAISLGFGMLFATLILLVLVPCLYLGLENLRERFTRQTNTAEATS; this comes from the coding sequence ATGAACCGCCGTGGCCCGCTTGCCTGGATGGTCGACCATGGCGTCGCCCCCAACCTCTTGATGATTCTGCTGATTGCCGGCGGCCTGTTGGCCTCGCTGAGCATCAAGAAGGAGCTGTTTCCCGATTTCGAGATGGAGATTATCAATGTCAGCATCAGCTACCCGGGTGCTACGCCTGAGGATATCGAGCGAAGTATCCTGCTGCCGGTGGAAGCGGCGCTGGCCGATGTCGAGGGCATTGACGAACTAACCGCCACCGCCAATGAAGGCAGTGGCCAGCTGCGCGCCGAGCTGACCGAAGGTATCAACGTGATGCGCGTCTACCAGGATATCCAGCAGGCAGTGGATGCCATCACCATTCTGCCGGAGGCCGCCAATCCGCCACGGATCAGCCTCTCGGGCGGGTCGCGCAGCGTGCTCAGCCTGCAGGTTTACGGCCAGGTGGGCTTAGGCGCCCTGCACGACGCCGCCGAAAACGTGCGCGCTGAACTGCTGGCGGCTGAGGGCATCTCCCGGGTGGAGGTTTCCGGCGACCGTGACCGGGAAATCCAGATCCATCTGGATGAGGAAGCCATCCAGCGCTACGGCATTGACCACCAGGCGCTGGCCAACCTGATTGGCCAGGAAGCTCTGGACCTGGCCAGCGGCCAGCTGAGTACCCGGGAAGGCGAATGGCTGGTGCGCTACCAGGGGCGGCGTAACGGCGCCGCTGAGTTTGCCGATTTACCGGTCATCACCAGCACCCAGGGCGCGCCGGTGCGCCTGGGGGATATTGCCCGCGTGCAGGCGGGCTTTGCCGAAACGGATCGCGAAGTTTTCTATAACGGCGAGCCAGCGCTGTCGGTCAATGTGTATCAGGTGGGCAACCAGACCCCCACCGGGCTTTCCGGTGCGGTTCAGGGCGAGCTTGAGCGCCTGCGCGCCAACCTGCCGGAAAACGTGGGCCTGGATGTCTCCCGCGATACCTCAGAGTACTATCAGGGCCGTCTGGATCTGCTGCTCAAGAATGCCTGGCTGGGGCTGACCCTGGTGATGGTGCTGATGGCGCTGTTCCTCCAGGCCCGACTGGCTTTCTGGGTCACCCTGGGCATTCCGATTGCCTTTCTGGGCGCTCTGCTGTTTCTGCCCTGGATGGGCGTCTCGCTGAACCTGATTTCCATGTTCGCCTTTATTATCGCCCTCGGCATCGTCGTGGATGATGCCATCATGGTGGGTGAAAACATCTACAGCTACCGCGAGCAGGGCTATTCCCTGCGCGATGCGGCGGTTCTCGGGGCACGCGAGATTGCCACGCCGCTGACCTTTGCCATTCTGTCCAATATCGTCGCCTTTCTGCCGCTGCTGTTCCTGCCCGGTTTCCTGGGGCTGATATTCGCCACCGTACCCCTGGTGGTGATCACCGTCTTTCTTATTTCCTGGGTGGAAGCGCTGTTTATCCTGCCCAACCACCTGGCCCATAGCCGGGCGAACAAGAAAACAAAGGCCAACTGGCTGGACCGACTGCGCCAGCGGATGCAGGCCGGGTTGCATGATTTCACCTACCAGCGTTTCGAGCCTTTTCTGCAACGCGCCCTGAATCAGCGCCTGCTGACGATTTCCATTGGGGTGGTCATTCTGGCGCTGACCCTGGCCTGGGCAATGAGCGGGCGGCTGGGCTTTTCGCTGATGCCCAGAGTCGAATCCGATCAGGTGCAGGCCAGCATCACTCTGCCGATTGGCAGCCCCATCAGCCTTAGCCGCCGCCTGAGCCAGCAACTGCTCGACGCCGCCGACACCCTGGCAGAGAGCGAAGACAGCCTGAGTTTTAGCAGCTCACGCACCCAGCTGGATGGCGAAAGCCTCAGCGTACGCCTGGATATCGCCGCGGACAGCCTCGACGACTGGCCCCCTTCACGCATCGCCCCGGCCTGGCGGGAGCTGAGCGGTGACCTGGTGGGCGCCCAGTCGGTGCGTTTTGAATCAGACGTTGGCGGCCCGGGAAGCGGTGCGGCGCTTAGCCTGCGGCTTTCCCACCCGGATACCCAGGTGCTGGAAAGCGCCGCCGAACGGCTGGCGACTGAGCTGACAAACTTTGGCCTGATTGATGTCGACAGCGGCCTGGGCGATGGCAAACCCCAGCTTGAAATGCGCCTTTCCAGCGAGGGCCGGGCGCTGGGCCTGAACGGCAGTGAGCTGGCAAGCGCCCTGCGCGGCCCCTTGCAGGGCGCCACGGCCATCGAGCAGTTCAGCGGCCGCAGCGAGGTCAGCATTGAAGTACGCCTGCCCCCTGACGCCCGCGACAGCCTTGACGCGCTTTATCGGCTGCCGATCCAGACCCCGGAGGGGCTGAGTGTGCCGCTGTCTCGGGTCGCGGAGTTCACCCTGAGCCAGGCGTCCAGCAGCATTCAACGCATTGACGGCCGGCGGATCATTACCGTGACGGCGGACAGCGAGGGCGATGTGGCGATCAATCAGGTGCTGGCGACCCTGCGCGAGGAGGTCTTCCCCGACCTTCAGGCGCAGTTCAGCGGTCTGGAAGTCGGCCTGGGTGGCCGCCAGCAGGACACCGCCGATAATCTAGCCACACTACGTACCGCCATGTGGCTGATGCTCGGCGCGCTGTATTCTCTCATGGCCATTCCGTTTCGCAGCTATACCCAGCCGCTGCTGGTGCTGGCGGCGATTCCGTTCGGCATTGTTGGGGCCATGGGCGGGCATGTGATTCTGGGCTTTGGCCTGTCGATTATCAGCCTGCTGGGCATGCTGGCGCTCTCCGGCGTGGTGATCAACGATGCTCTGGTGCTGATTGACTACGCCAACCGCAAGCGCCGCGAAGGCATGGCTGCCCGCGAGGCGATTGTCGCCGCCGCAACCCGCCGCCTGCGGCCGATCATGATGACCACCTTGACCACCTTCCTGGGGCTGGCCCCCATGATGCTGGAAACCTCCCGTCAGGCGCGCTTCATGATCCCCATGGCCATTTCGCTGGGCTTTGGCATGCTGTTCGCCACCCTGATCCTGCTGGTGCTGGTGCCCTGCCTTTACCTGGGCCTTGAGAATCTGCGCGAGCGCTTTACCCGCCAGACGAACACAGCGGAGGCCACGTCATGA